One genomic region from Sciurus carolinensis chromosome 2, mSciCar1.2, whole genome shotgun sequence encodes:
- the Six4 gene encoding homeobox protein SIX4 isoform X4, which yields MSSSSPTGQIASAADIKQENGMESASEGQEAHREVAGGAAAGLSPPAPAPFPLEPGDAAAAAARVSGEEGSVAAAAGAAADQVQLHSELLGRHHHAAATTTAQTPLAFSPDHVACVCEALQQGGNLDRLARFLWSLPQSDLLRGNESLLKARALVAFHQGIYPELYSILESHSFESANHPLLQQLWYKARYTEAERARGRPLGAVDKYRLRRKFPLPRTIWDGEETVYCFKEKSRNALKELYKQNRYPSPAEKRHLAKITGLSLTQVSNWFKNRRQRDRNPSETQSKSESDGNPSTEDESSKGHEDLSPHPLSGSSDGVTNLSLSSHMEPVYMQQIGNTKILSSSGVLLNGSLVPASTSPVFLNGNSFIQGPNGVILNGLNVGNTQTVSLNPPKLSSNIVSNGIAMTDILGSTSQDVKEFKVLQSSAANSAATNSYSPSAPVSFPGLIPSTEVKREGIQTVASQEGGSVVTFTTPVQINQYGIVQIPNSGANGQFLNGSIGFSPLQLPPVSVAASQGNISVNSSTSDGGTFTIPGIKPKTSCMPSKHFTTEPIHPFKLFS from the exons atgtcctcttcctcccccaccgGGCAGATTGCAAGTGCGGCGGACATCAAGCAGGAGAATGGGATGGAAAGCGCCTCGGAAGGGCAGGAGGCGCACCGAGAAGTGGCGGGGGGCGCGGCGGCGGGGCTGAGCCCCCCGGCTCCAGCCCCTTTCCCCCTGGAGCCGGGGGacgccgcggccgccgccgccaGGGTAAGCGGAGAGGAAGGGTCAGTGGCGGCGGCGGCCGGAGCGGCGGCGGATCAGGTACAACTCCACTCGGAACTTCTgggcaggcaccaccatgccGCCGCCACCACCACCGCACAGACCCCGCTGGCCTTCTCGCCGGACCATGTCGCCTGCGTGTGCGAGGCGCTGCAGCAGGGGGGCAACCTGGACCGCCTGGCCCGGTTCCTGTGGTCCCTGCCCCAGAGCGACCTGCTACGTGGCAACGAGAGCCTGCTGAAGGCGCGGGCGCTCGTGGCCTTCCACCAGGGGATCTACCCCGAGCTCTACAGCATCCTCGAGAGCCACAGCTTCGAGTCGGCCAACCACCCGCTGCTGCAGCAGCTCTGGTACAAGGCGCGCTACACCGAGGCCGAGCGAGCCCGCGGCCGGCCGCTGGGCGCCGTGGACAAGTACCGGCTGCGCAGGAAATTCCCCCTGCCCCGCACCATCTGGGACGGCGAGGAGACGGTGTATTGTTTCAAGGAGAAGTCGCGCAACGCGCTCAAGGAGCTCTACAAGCAGAATCGCTACCCTTCGCCGGCCGAGAAGCGGCACCTGGCCAAGATCACCGGCCTCTCCCTCACCCAGGTCAGCAACTGGTTCAAGAACCGCCGGCAGCGCGACCGGAACCCCTCGGAGACCCAGTCCAAAAG TGAGTCAGATGGCAATCCCAGCACTGAAGATGAATCCAGCAAGGGCCATGAGGATTTGTCTCCTCACCCACTCTCAGGTTCATCAGATGGCGTCACCAACCTCAGCCTTTCCAGTCACATGGAGCCAGTGTATATGCAACAAATTGGAAATACTAAGATATTAAGCTCTTCTGGAGTTTTGTTGAATGGAAGCTTGGTACCTGCAAGTACTTCACCTGTCTTCCTTAATGGTAATTCTTTTATTCAGGGACCCAATGGAGTTATCCTTAATGGATTAAATGTGGGAAATACACAGACAGTGTCATTGAACCCACCAAAACTGTCTTCAAACATTGTGAGCAATGGTATAGCCATGACTGACATACTGGGGTCTACCTCCCAGGATGTGAAGGAATTCAAAGTCCTCCAGAGTTCTGCTGCTAACTCAGCAGCCACCAACTCCTACAGCCCCAGTGCCCCTGTGTCATTCCCAGGGTTGATACCCAGCACTGAGGTGAAAAGAGAAGGCATTCAAACAGTGGCTTCCCAGGAGGGAGGCTCTGTAGTGACTTTTACTACACCAGTGCAAATTAACCAGTATGGCATTGTCCAGATCCCCAATTCCGGAGCAAACGGCCAGTTCCTTAATGGGAGCATTGGATTCTCTCCACTGCAGCTGCCTCCTGTCTCAGTGGCAGCTTCGCAAG